A region from the Rhizoctonia solani chromosome 13, complete sequence genome encodes:
- a CDS encoding cytochrome P450 family protein produces the protein MDEHLVYAQWCKELNSDIISLTVLGQNIIIVNSVEVARHLLDQRSTIYSSRPYLRAISDPDYLDDPLVRDSATVVEKFTVAAVPASRLPRQLHPLVKDLWTLVRDSATVVEKFTVAAVPANFLVNFIPWLKYVPEWFPGAQWKRNIIQWRHLKDHVKNYPYEWAKAQIASGFAAPSIVQTLLASVEGNPKANMPEEEENLRRVSVSLFGAAADTSHASLMSFVLAMVQHPDVQARAQKEIDDVTKSERLPTMADRDSMPYIRSIVQEACAGSLHFRWGYPSYLRRRRVSYIAYDPDDLCNRITNSWAMSRDESVYKSPDQFIPDRFIGLDVPTSTAFGFGRR, from the exons ATGGATGAGCACCTTGTTTACGCACAATGGTGCAAGGAACTGAACA GCGATATCATTTCTCTAACTGTGCTCGGGCAAAACATAATCATCGTAAATTCGGTGGAAGTGGCAAGACATCTCCTCGATCAACGTTCGACAATATACTCTAGTCGCCCTTACTTGCGTGCCATCTCCGATCCAGACT ATTTAGACGACCCTCTGGTCCGAGATAGTGCCACGGTGGTCGAAAAATTCACCGTGGCAGCCGTTCCTGCGAGTAG ACTTCCTCGTCAACTTCATCCCTTGGTCAAAGATTTATGGACTCTGGTCCGAGATAGTGCCACGGTGGTCGAAAAATTCACCGTGGCAGCCGTTCCTGCGA ACTTCCTCGTCAACTTCATCCCTTGGCTCAAGTATGTCCCTGAGTGGTTCCCGGGAGCTCAGTGGAAGCGCAACATCATTCAGTGGAGGCATCTCAAGGACCATGTTAAGAACTACCCATACGAATGGGCAAAAGCGCAGATT GCATCTGGTTTTGCGGCGCCTTCGATCGTACAGACTCTCTTGGCTTCCGTGGAGGGAAACCCGAAGGCAAACATgccagaggaagaggaaaacCTTAGACGAGTCAGCGTGTCTCTTTTCGGTG CCGCCGCCGATACC TCTCACGCATCTCTCATGAGCTTTGTGCTCGCCATGGTTCAGCACCCGGACGTCCAGGCTCGTGCCCAGAAAGAGATCGACGACGTCACCAAATCTGAGCGACTTCCCACCATGGCAGACAGAGACTCTATGCCGTACATCCGGTCGATTGTGCAGGAGGCCTGCGCTGGCAGCCTCCACTTCCGCTGG GGGTACCCGAGCTACCTCAGAAGACGACGAGTATC TTATATTGCATACGATCCTGACGACTTGTGCAACAGAATCACAAACTCATG GGCGATGAGCCGCGACGAGTCGGTCTACAAGTCCCCAGATCAGTTCATCCCAGACAGGTTTATAGGCCTCGATGTCCCGACATCAACTGCATTTGGCTTTGGTCGTCGGTAA
- a CDS encoding The BTB (BR-C, ttk and bab)/POZ (Pox virus and Zinc finger) domain, with translation MSRQDMFGMKGSGVPSPVNFVPGVGDDQPVSVNQKSAPNEVEKAAEPAARGAPQQSESETYEKVIALGPLPFQIADGIRAGFDKYFGPTGRLLSKGAKLWDDGVPIGVAKSMYQLAIAGEPLALANKAVDLIIRGSRGNAPIPHIWSIRPQNQVAPLPVPSCPPRFSNKKTTRTSLSGFDAPEDEFIITGGKHGRFWLDDGNVVLVAKPPSQTQFRVHQSVLSRQSPVFKELFSYPSRARFERIHGCPVVPLGDTEEDIAALLSAVYDGLTLQRTTISDVETTSGQLRLATKYQISSIRDKILSHLREEYPLALSDVDRKPRGKEKLYDPISVIQLDVPELLPYAWYRLARHSYATEGSGSGDTSRLSNEEMNRLVIGREKLHAHFVQSHSPDPLRPPSNTTHAQPRTPTASRRLVPVRRADVLDDERAAARSLHPRSARSAQQARAHPRGAVRVLSWMRWVVLACCTKKEPRFGLVFRVILD, from the exons ATGTCGCGACAAGACATGTTTGGGATGAAGGGCAGCGGCGTCCCAAGTCCTGTCAATTTCGTTCCTGGAGTCGGAGACGATCAGCCCGTTTCTGTCAACCAGAAGAGCGCTCCGAATGAGGTCGAAAAGGCTGCGGAACCGGCGGCTAGAGGTGCGCCACAGCAGTCCGAGTCCGA AACGTACGAAAAAGTCATTGCGCTTGGTCCATTGCCGTTTCAAATCGCCGATGGGATTCGGGCTGGGTTCGACAAGTATTTCGGACCTACGGGGCGGCTGTTATCCAAGGGTGCGAAGCTATGGGACGATGGTGTTCCGATAGGGGTAGCCAAG AGCATGTACCAACTCGCGATAGCTGGTGAACCATTAGCCCTCGCCAACAAGGCTGTAGACCTTATCATCCGCGGCTCTCGTGGCAATG CCCCCATACCCCACATTTGGTCTATCCGACCCCAGAATCAAGTGGCTCCGTTGCCTGTGCCAAGTTGC CCACCTCGTTTCTCCAACAAGAAGACAACGAGGACGAGTTTGTCTGGATTTGATGCCCCGGAAGACGAGTTTATTATCACGGGCGGTAAACACGGGCGGTTTTGGTTGGACGACGGGAACGTGGTTTTGGTTGCCAAGCCTCCTTCCCAGACCCAATTTCGGGTCCACCAGTCGGTCTTAT CGAGGCAGTCTCCCGTGTTCAAAGAGTTGTTTTCGTATCCTAGTAGAGCCAGGTTCGAAAGGATACATGGATGTCCAGTTGTCCCGCTTGGGGATACAGAAGAAGATATAGCAGCCCTCTTATCAGCTGTCTATGACGGACT GACTCTCCAACGAACAACCATCTCAGACGTCGAGACCACATCCGGCCAACTGCGCCTGGCCACAAAATACCAAATATCCAGCATCCGGGACAAAATCCTCTCGCACCTCCGAGAAGAGTACCCGCTCGCGCTCTCCGACGTGGACCGCAAACCGCGCGGGAAAGAAAAGCTGTACGATCCTATCTCGGTCATTCAGCTCGACGTGCCCGAGCTGTTGCCGTATGCATGGTACAGACTCGCTCGCCATTCGTATGCGACTGAAGGCAGTGGTAGTGGTGATACGAGCCGACTGTCGAACGAGGAAATGAATCGGCTGGTAATAGGCCGCGAAAAGCTGCACGCCCATTTCGTCCAATCGCACTCGCCGGACCCGTTGCGCCCGCCCTCGAACACCACGCATGCACAGCCCCGCACCCCGACGGCCAGTCGCAGACTGGTGCCAGTCCGCCGCGCAGACGTACTGGACGACGAGCGTGCTGCCGCTCGCAGCCTCCACCCTCGATCCGCTCGCAGCGCTCAACAAGCTCGCGCACATCCCCGAGGAGCGGTTCGGGTTTTGTCCTGGATGCGCTGGGTGGTGCTCGCGTGTTGCACGAAAAAAGAGCCGAGATTTGGGCTTGTGTTCCGGGTTATTTTGGACTAG